Proteins from one Desulfocurvus vexinensis DSM 17965 genomic window:
- a CDS encoding bifunctional nuclease family protein yields the protein MVEMNVYGLALDEASNVPVLVLKDTREEQTLPIWIGAMEAMAISLVLNNVSLPRPMTHDLLLTLAGLLGATVSRVEVTRLDAGTYYAEVELDQGGRLHRLDARPSDAVALALRAKCPIFVAQAVLDDVARDAAASAAGASPVLKTEEAAKWNELLEKFSANDTKYKM from the coding sequence ATGGTAGAAATGAACGTGTACGGGCTGGCCCTGGACGAAGCCTCCAACGTGCCGGTGCTGGTGCTCAAGGACACGCGCGAGGAGCAGACCCTGCCCATCTGGATCGGGGCCATGGAGGCCATGGCCATTTCCCTGGTGCTCAACAACGTGTCCCTGCCCCGGCCCATGACCCACGACCTGCTGCTGACCCTGGCCGGGCTGCTGGGGGCCACGGTGAGTCGGGTGGAGGTCACGCGGCTGGATGCCGGAACCTACTACGCCGAGGTGGAGCTGGACCAGGGCGGGCGGCTGCATCGCCTGGACGCCCGGCCCTCGGACGCCGTGGCCCTGGCCCTGCGCGCCAAATGCCCCATCTTCGTGGCCCAGGCCGTGCTCGATGACGTGGCCCGCGATGCGGCGGCCTCCGCCGCCGGGGCCAGCCCCGTGCTCAAGACCGAGGAGGCCGCCAAGTGGAACGAGCTGCTGGAAAAATTCTCGGCCAACGACACCAAGTACAAGATGTAG
- the gap gene encoding type I glyceraldehyde-3-phosphate dehydrogenase: MSKVRVGINGFGRIGRQVVKTIWKYHRDAIEVVAVNDLFDVKTNAQLLRRDTTYGAFPADVAVDGDTITIGGEFSIRSYAERDPRNIPWAERKVDVVIESTGIFRTGPTAAQHLESGAKRVIISAPAKEEDITLVLGVNEHLYDPAKHRIVSNASCTTNCLAPAVKVIHEAFGIEKGVMTTVHSYTNDQRILDLPHKDLRRARAAACNMIPTSTGAAKAVALVLPEMKGLIDGYSVRVPTPTVSLVDFVALLKKPTTTEELRATLRQAAEGPLKGILAYSTEPLVSSDLIGDPHSGIVDDGFTLVQGGTLAKTYVWYDNEWGYSCRIADLIALMAKKGI, translated from the coding sequence ATGAGCAAAGTCAGAGTAGGCATCAACGGCTTTGGCCGCATCGGCAGGCAAGTCGTCAAGACCATCTGGAAATACCACCGCGACGCCATCGAGGTCGTGGCCGTCAACGACCTGTTCGACGTGAAGACCAACGCGCAGCTGCTGCGCCGCGACACGACCTACGGCGCCTTCCCCGCCGACGTGGCCGTGGACGGCGACACCATCACCATCGGCGGCGAGTTCTCCATCCGTAGCTACGCCGAGCGCGACCCGCGCAACATCCCCTGGGCCGAGCGCAAGGTGGACGTGGTCATCGAGTCCACGGGCATCTTCCGCACCGGGCCCACCGCCGCGCAGCACCTGGAGTCCGGCGCCAAGCGCGTGATCATCTCCGCCCCGGCCAAGGAGGAGGACATCACCCTGGTGCTGGGCGTCAACGAGCACCTCTACGACCCGGCCAAACACCGCATCGTGTCCAACGCCTCGTGCACCACCAACTGCCTGGCCCCGGCGGTGAAGGTCATCCACGAGGCCTTCGGCATCGAAAAGGGCGTGATGACCACGGTCCACTCCTACACCAACGACCAGCGCATCCTGGACCTGCCGCACAAGGACCTGCGCCGGGCGCGCGCCGCCGCGTGCAACATGATTCCCACCAGCACCGGCGCGGCCAAGGCCGTGGCCCTGGTGCTGCCCGAGATGAAGGGCCTCATCGACGGCTACTCCGTGCGCGTGCCCACGCCCACGGTGTCCCTGGTGGACTTCGTGGCCCTGCTCAAGAAGCCCACGACCACCGAGGAGCTGCGCGCCACCCTGCGCCAGGCCGCCGAGGGCCCGCTCAAGGGCATCCTGGCCTACTCCACCGAACCGCTGGTGTCGTCGGACCTCATCGGCGACCCGCATTCGGGCATCGTGGACGACGGGTTCACCCTGGTCCAGGGCGGCACCCTGGCCAAGACCTACGTGTGGTACGACAACGAATGGGGCTACTCCTGCCGCATCGCCGACCTCATCGCCCTGATGGCCAAGAAGGGCATCTAG
- the pal gene encoding peptidoglycan-associated lipoprotein Pal — MRTRFLVGMAMILAMMFVVSGCAKTQKDAAEQPLAFSTPDPAEPTMVDSSALDAEAQKAFDALTANKIYFDFDKFDLKDDSKEVLKSKAEILKKYADWKMLIEGHCDERGTEEYNLALGERRARAAYEYLVVLGVPSSRLKIVSFGEEKPAVEGSGEAAWAKNRRDEFKVFK; from the coding sequence ATGCGTACGAGATTCCTGGTTGGCATGGCCATGATTCTGGCCATGATGTTCGTGGTTTCCGGTTGCGCCAAGACCCAGAAAGACGCCGCCGAGCAGCCGCTGGCGTTCTCGACTCCCGATCCCGCCGAGCCGACCATGGTCGACAGCTCTGCTCTGGACGCCGAGGCTCAGAAGGCTTTTGACGCTCTGACCGCCAACAAGATCTACTTCGACTTCGACAAGTTCGACCTCAAGGACGACAGCAAGGAAGTGCTGAAGTCCAAGGCCGAAATCCTGAAGAAGTACGCGGACTGGAAGATGCTCATCGAAGGCCACTGCGACGAGCGCGGCACCGAGGAGTACAACCTGGCCCTGGGTGAGCGCCGCGCCCGCGCCGCCTACGAGTACCTGGTTGTTCTCGGCGTGCCTTCCTCCCGCCTGAAGATCGTCTCCTTCGGCGAAGAGAAGCCCGCTGTCGAGGGTTCCGGCGAGGCCGCCTGGGCCAAGAACCGCCGCGACGAGTTCAAGGTCTTCAAGTAA
- a CDS encoding MotA/TolQ/ExbB proton channel family protein: protein METMPQMGIMAMLAGATLTVKFVLALLVVMSVTSWSMILYKFFALSAARKTAAQDLLAFQGARTLDEGMRVLASHRSSPLYRAGTMAVNELRRLDQSGLLHTASMKVVMGNLDRALRQGVGAQMKELTRSLAFLATCGSSAPFIGLFGTVWGIMHSFHSIASMKTAALAAVAPGISEALIATAVGLGVAIPASIAYNSFLGMLSGIETELNGFAGAFMNTVQREMSAPARGE, encoded by the coding sequence ATGGAAACGATGCCTCAGATGGGAATTATGGCCATGCTGGCCGGTGCGACGCTGACCGTGAAATTCGTGCTCGCGCTGCTCGTTGTCATGTCCGTGACGAGCTGGAGCATGATCCTGTACAAGTTCTTCGCCCTCTCGGCGGCCCGCAAGACCGCCGCCCAGGACCTGCTGGCCTTCCAGGGCGCGCGGACCCTGGACGAGGGCATGCGCGTGCTGGCCTCGCACCGCTCCTCGCCGCTGTACCGCGCGGGCACCATGGCCGTGAACGAGCTGCGCCGGCTCGACCAGTCCGGCCTGCTGCACACCGCGTCCATGAAGGTGGTCATGGGCAACCTCGACCGCGCCCTGCGCCAGGGCGTGGGTGCGCAGATGAAGGAGCTGACCCGCTCCCTGGCCTTTCTGGCCACCTGCGGCAGCTCGGCGCCGTTCATCGGGCTGTTCGGCACGGTGTGGGGCATCATGCACTCCTTCCACTCCATCGCCAGCATGAAGACCGCCGCCCTGGCCGCCGTTGCCCCGGGCATCTCCGAGGCGCTCATCGCCACCGCCGTGGGCCTGGGCGTGGCCATCCCCGCGTCCATCGCCTACAACTCCTTCCTGGGCATGCTCTCGGGCATCGAGACCGAGCTCAACGGTTTCGCCGGGGCGTTCATGAACACCGTGCAGCGCGAGATGTCCGCCCCGGCCAGGGGCGAGTAG
- a CDS encoding ExbD/TolR family protein, with amino-acid sequence MGMSSGSRNGFMAEINVTPFVDVMLVLLIIFMVTAPLMTQGLEVELPQTKTVSTLPQDKDHMVLTIRRDGSVFLDEYAVPAGELEGHLKRLVAAERKFLYLRADREVPYGTVVAVMGEIKSAGIDQMGVVADPADAPAPARGGKK; translated from the coding sequence ATGGGAATGAGTTCCGGCAGCAGAAACGGGTTCATGGCCGAGATCAACGTCACGCCCTTCGTGGACGTGATGCTCGTGCTGCTCATCATCTTCATGGTCACCGCCCCGCTGATGACCCAGGGCCTGGAGGTGGAGCTGCCCCAGACCAAGACCGTCAGCACCCTGCCCCAGGACAAGGACCATATGGTGCTTACCATCCGCCGCGACGGCAGCGTGTTCCTGGATGAATACGCCGTGCCTGCGGGCGAGCTGGAGGGGCACCTGAAGCGCCTGGTGGCTGCGGAGCGCAAGTTTCTCTACCTGCGCGCCGACCGCGAGGTCCCCTACGGCACGGTGGTCGCCGTCATGGGCGAGATCAAGTCGGCGGGCATCGACCAGATGGGCGTGGTCGCCGACCCCGCCGACGCACCTGCCCCCGCCCGCGGCGGGAAAAAATAG
- a CDS encoding PD40 domain-containing protein, whose protein sequence is MLRRALATIMLLLAAAVAGAPAPAQGAALSIDIFGPGQGKVNMAFAEPLPLAPAPAVPQEAARFAALVRENLGFLPFLHLVGDAEILGGTRMPGVTRDDLDMRRFQISKVDLIMTTGWQPGAEGSRLECRVYEASSGRLVIGKAYLRVDAEGLTRVADLFCSHFMEALTGRGEFFRSRLAFSRREGQKREIWVMTPQGRDMRQVSFLGGASSSPAWSVDGRYLAFAHHSVWQHTLAVWDSQNNRIFETKVPGTTIGGMDFMPDGTLAVAMTRGNMDIFKMSRDLTRVGDTLVSHWAIDVSPSFDSEGRLMAFTSDRQGNPQIFVKDLQTGREERVTFEGKYNTSPSISPDGRMVVYSRRTDSGHRIFVSDIQTMRERQLTFGPGNDEEPCFSPDGYFVVFSSNRSGTYRLYLTTRHGDEPRMLETGKGAATHPAFGLRIE, encoded by the coding sequence ATGCTGCGACGAGCTCTTGCGACCATCATGCTGCTTCTTGCCGCCGCCGTGGCGGGCGCGCCCGCTCCGGCCCAGGGCGCGGCGCTGTCCATCGACATCTTCGGGCCCGGCCAGGGCAAGGTCAACATGGCATTTGCCGAGCCGCTGCCCCTGGCCCCGGCCCCGGCCGTGCCCCAGGAGGCCGCGCGCTTCGCGGCCCTGGTGCGCGAGAACCTGGGCTTTCTGCCCTTCCTGCACCTGGTGGGCGACGCCGAAATCCTCGGCGGCACGCGCATGCCCGGCGTGACGCGCGACGACCTGGACATGCGCCGCTTCCAGATCTCCAAGGTGGACCTGATCATGACCACCGGGTGGCAGCCCGGGGCCGAAGGGTCGCGCCTGGAATGCCGCGTGTACGAGGCGTCCTCGGGGCGGCTGGTCATCGGCAAGGCCTACCTGCGCGTGGACGCCGAAGGCCTGACCCGCGTGGCCGACCTGTTCTGCTCGCATTTCATGGAGGCGCTCACCGGGCGCGGCGAGTTCTTCCGCTCGCGGCTGGCCTTCTCGCGCCGCGAGGGCCAGAAGCGCGAGATATGGGTCATGACGCCCCAGGGCCGCGACATGCGCCAGGTCTCCTTCCTGGGTGGCGCCAGCAGCAGCCCGGCCTGGTCCGTGGACGGGCGCTACCTGGCCTTCGCCCACCACAGCGTCTGGCAGCACACTCTGGCGGTGTGGGACTCGCAGAACAACCGCATCTTCGAGACCAAGGTGCCCGGCACGACCATCGGCGGCATGGACTTCATGCCCGACGGCACCCTGGCCGTGGCCATGACCCGCGGCAACATGGACATCTTCAAGATGAGCCGCGACCTGACGCGCGTGGGCGACACCCTGGTCTCCCACTGGGCCATCGACGTGTCCCCGAGCTTCGACTCCGAGGGGCGGCTCATGGCCTTCACCTCCGACCGCCAGGGCAACCCGCAGATCTTCGTCAAGGACCTGCAGACCGGGCGCGAAGAGCGCGTGACCTTCGAAGGCAAGTACAACACCAGCCCGAGCATCTCGCCCGACGGGCGGATGGTGGTCTACTCGCGGCGCACCGACTCCGGGCACCGCATCTTCGTGTCCGACATCCAGACCATGCGCGAGCGGCAGCTGACGTTCGGCCCCGGCAACGACGAGGAGCCCTGCTTCTCGCCCGACGGGTACTTCGTGGTCTTTTCCTCCAACCGCAGCGGGACCTACAGGCTCTACCTGACCACCCGCCACGGCGACGAGCCGAGGATGCTCGAGACGGGCAAGGGCGCGGCCACCCACCCCGCCTTCGGCCTGAGGATAGAGTAA
- a CDS encoding SIR2 family NAD-dependent protein deacylase, translating into MTQDWQEQCARAAALVRGARRAVAFTGAGVSVPSGIPDFRSPGGLWSRFDPMAVASVQALAANPRGVWEFLLDAARMFHRAAPNPAHLALAALEADGLLAGVVTQNIDGLHQRAGSRRVVEFHGSAAAWHCHRCGQPHDHARYHALAPADLPMRCACGGLVRPAVVFFGEAIPEAAVRGSDALLDGADLVLIVGTSGDVAPASAIPWRVKRAGGAVVEVNLGPTAYAELSDIRLDAPAERALPLLYELVKC; encoded by the coding sequence ATGACGCAGGACTGGCAGGAGCAGTGCGCCCGCGCGGCGGCGCTGGTGCGCGGGGCGCGCCGGGCCGTGGCCTTCACGGGGGCGGGCGTGTCCGTGCCCAGCGGCATCCCGGACTTCCGCAGCCCCGGCGGGCTGTGGTCGCGCTTCGACCCCATGGCCGTGGCCTCGGTGCAGGCCCTGGCGGCCAACCCGCGCGGGGTGTGGGAATTTCTGCTCGACGCCGCGCGCATGTTCCACCGCGCCGCGCCCAACCCGGCCCACCTGGCCCTGGCGGCCCTGGAGGCCGACGGGCTGCTGGCCGGGGTGGTGACCCAGAACATCGACGGCCTGCACCAGCGCGCGGGCTCGCGCCGGGTGGTGGAGTTCCACGGCAGCGCGGCGGCCTGGCACTGCCACCGCTGCGGCCAGCCCCACGACCACGCGCGCTACCACGCGCTGGCCCCCGCCGACCTGCCCATGCGCTGCGCCTGCGGCGGGCTGGTGCGCCCGGCGGTGGTCTTTTTCGGCGAGGCCATCCCCGAGGCCGCCGTGCGCGGCAGCGACGCGCTGCTGGACGGAGCCGACCTTGTGCTGATAGTGGGCACCTCGGGCGATGTGGCCCCGGCCAGCGCCATCCCCTGGCGGGTCAAGCGCGCGGGCGGGGCGGTGGTGGAGGTCAACCTCGGGCCCACGGCCTACGCGGAGCTGTCCGACATCCGGCTGGACGCCCCCGCCGAAAGGGCTCTTCCACTGCTTTATGAACTCGTAAAATGCTGA
- a CDS encoding phosphatidylglycerophosphatase A family protein, with amino-acid sequence MTTHATAPSATDRMATAIATLGPVGQLPKAPGTWGSAAAVLLAPFLFLPFSPLVRAAILAGLFVLGAWAAGRAEATLGRKDPGCVVIDEVLGQWLTFLPFAMLPVWQVFAGLLFFRLFDIAKPFPIRRAETWLPGGWGVMIDDAVAGVYAACALGLARWGYVAFVAGHSGGM; translated from the coding sequence ATGACCACGCACGCCACCGCCCCCAGCGCCACCGACCGCATGGCCACCGCCATCGCCACCCTGGGCCCCGTGGGGCAGCTGCCCAAGGCTCCGGGCACCTGGGGCTCCGCCGCCGCCGTTTTGCTGGCGCCCTTCCTGTTCCTGCCCTTTTCGCCGCTGGTGCGCGCGGCCATTCTGGCGGGGCTGTTCGTGCTGGGCGCCTGGGCCGCCGGGCGCGCCGAGGCCACCCTGGGCCGCAAGGACCCCGGCTGCGTGGTCATCGACGAGGTGCTCGGCCAGTGGCTGACCTTCCTGCCCTTCGCCATGCTGCCCGTGTGGCAGGTCTTCGCCGGGTTGCTCTTCTTCCGGCTGTTCGACATCGCCAAGCCCTTCCCCATCCGCCGCGCCGAAACCTGGCTGCCCGGAGGCTGGGGCGTGATGATCGACGACGCCGTGGCCGGTGTCTATGCAGCCTGCGCCCTGGGGCTGGCCCGCTGGGGCTACGTGGCCTTCGTGGCCGGGCACTCGGGCGGCATGTAA
- a CDS encoding Maf family protein yields the protein MTFAPSTPGVLEAVQPIVLASGSPRRSEMLAALGLAFTVAPSPEPEPMPLPGEAAEAYALRAARAKAAAVAALHPRAVVIGSDTVVVLGSEIMGKPSGPDEAMLMLSRLVGATHRVVSGCAVHHPGGEPVAFTVSTEVTMGPQPLEVLFAYVASGEPMDKAGAYAIQGRGGFLVESIQGSYNNVVGLPLHRLVETLFAIRAVRAAGL from the coding sequence ATGACCTTCGCCCCGTCCACCCCCGGCGTCCTGGAAGCCGTCCAGCCCATCGTGCTGGCCTCGGGCTCCCCGCGCCGCAGCGAGATGCTTGCGGCCCTGGGGCTGGCCTTCACCGTGGCCCCCAGCCCGGAGCCCGAGCCCATGCCCCTGCCGGGCGAGGCCGCCGAGGCCTACGCCCTGCGCGCCGCCCGGGCCAAGGCCGCCGCCGTGGCCGCCCTGCACCCCCGGGCCGTGGTCATCGGCTCGGACACCGTGGTCGTGCTGGGCTCCGAGATCATGGGCAAGCCCTCGGGCCCCGACGAGGCCATGCTCATGCTCTCGCGGCTGGTGGGCGCGACGCACCGCGTGGTCTCGGGCTGCGCGGTGCACCACCCCGGCGGCGAGCCCGTGGCGTTCACCGTGTCCACCGAGGTGACCATGGGTCCGCAGCCCCTGGAAGTGCTCTTCGCCTACGTGGCCTCGGGCGAGCCCATGGACAAGGCCGGGGCCTACGCCATCCAGGGCCGGGGCGGCTTCCTGGTCGAGAGCATCCAGGGCTCGTACAACAACGTGGTCGGCCTGCCCCTGCACCGCCTGGTGGAAACCCTCTTCGCCATCCGCGCCGTGCGCGCGGCGGGGCTCTGA
- the tolA gene encoding cell envelope integrity protein TolA gives MRPIYFWLISLLMHGGVLLAATVLSVPSAMHIDLGVPVYQVDLVNLKPLKGAPAKAAPAPAAKKTVDVTPPAAPAPKPPAPEPKPEAKPIAAKAEEPKPKPEQAPAKLAPEVKKPEPKPKPPEKTKEQMLAEALADAKREAQAKAKAEANSKQNLEKSALADIAKMVAEQDAADTSEPGDGTGAGGEDDDGVPMGLEAIYAARVREIIKSNWRFPNIPVKQALIANVFLRVDEQGRITEAVLAARSGRPDFDESVLKAVQETEQLPAPPGSVREMRINFNLQDMR, from the coding sequence ATGCGACCCATATACTTCTGGCTCATCTCCCTGCTGATGCATGGCGGCGTCCTGCTTGCGGCGACGGTCCTGTCCGTGCCCAGCGCCATGCATATCGACCTGGGCGTGCCCGTGTACCAGGTGGACCTGGTGAACCTCAAACCGCTCAAGGGCGCGCCCGCCAAGGCCGCCCCGGCGCCCGCCGCCAAGAAGACCGTGGACGTGACCCCGCCCGCGGCCCCGGCGCCCAAGCCCCCGGCCCCCGAGCCCAAGCCCGAGGCCAAGCCCATCGCCGCCAAGGCCGAGGAGCCCAAGCCCAAGCCCGAGCAGGCCCCGGCCAAGCTCGCGCCCGAGGTGAAAAAGCCCGAGCCCAAGCCCAAGCCGCCGGAAAAGACCAAGGAGCAGATGCTGGCCGAGGCCCTGGCCGACGCCAAGCGCGAGGCCCAGGCCAAGGCCAAGGCCGAGGCCAACAGCAAGCAGAACCTGGAAAAGAGCGCCCTGGCCGACATCGCCAAGATGGTCGCCGAGCAGGACGCCGCCGACACCAGCGAGCCCGGCGACGGCACCGGCGCGGGCGGCGAGGACGACGACGGCGTGCCCATGGGCCTGGAGGCCATCTACGCCGCCAGGGTCCGGGAGATCATCAAGAGCAACTGGCGCTTCCCGAACATCCCGGTCAAGCAGGCGCTCATCGCCAACGTGTTCTTGCGCGTGGACGAGCAGGGCCGCATCACCGAGGCCGTGCTGGCCGCGCGTTCGGGGCGCCCGGATTTCGACGAGTCGGTGCTCAAGGCCGTGCAGGAGACGGAACAACTGCCTGCCCCGCCCGGGAGCGTCCGCGAAATGCGCATCAACTTCAACCTTCAGGACATGCGATAA
- a CDS encoding dihydrolipoyl dehydrogenase family protein has translation MTATAAERRLRFDLVVLGGGPGGVDCALEAAALGLSTALVERSELGGTCLNRGCIPTKLFLGATDCVHEMHAQARLRLLEGEIRVDLAALQKRKGQMLAGSRKAIEKQLADAGVALLRGQGTLRSASELDVATDQGPVAVEFGRLVVATGSRPTAFPGLEPDGDRVLDSDAILDVTTAPASLIIVGGGVIGLELGRFFARLGAAITVVEALDRLAPWEDPEVSAAIAALCKREKWALHLGSRVKSLRTVDGAALLELESGQTLGAELALVATGRGPNTTGIGLETAGVRLGRGNFPEVGDCLLAAPTVAVIGDANGKAMLAHAASHQGRYAARHAAAQAAGREHGPYAPGPMPWCIYGAPQTVRVGRMAAELLAQGLEPRVSTAQLAANPIAQSHASAQGFVKVVWLDGRVVGVTAVGHGVANLVTAATVMVRDGWTREDAEALIWAHPTLDEALYHALTAAPAAPAGA, from the coding sequence ATGACTGCAACTGCGGCTGAGCGCCGCCTGCGCTTCGACCTCGTGGTCCTGGGCGGCGGGCCCGGGGGCGTGGACTGCGCCCTGGAGGCCGCCGCCCTGGGCCTGTCCACGGCGCTGGTGGAGCGTTCGGAGCTGGGCGGCACCTGCCTGAACCGCGGCTGCATCCCCACCAAGCTCTTCCTGGGCGCCACGGACTGCGTGCACGAAATGCACGCCCAGGCCCGGCTGCGCCTGCTCGAAGGCGAAATCCGCGTGGACCTGGCGGCCCTGCAAAAGCGCAAGGGCCAGATGCTGGCGGGCAGCCGCAAGGCCATCGAAAAGCAGCTGGCCGACGCCGGGGTCGCGCTGCTGCGCGGCCAGGGCACGCTGCGCTCGGCCAGCGAGCTGGACGTGGCCACGGACCAGGGCCCCGTGGCCGTGGAATTCGGGCGGCTGGTGGTGGCCACCGGCTCGCGGCCCACGGCCTTCCCGGGCCTGGAGCCCGACGGCGACCGCGTGCTGGACTCCGACGCCATCCTGGACGTGACCACGGCCCCGGCCTCGCTCATCATCGTGGGCGGCGGGGTCATCGGCCTGGAGCTGGGCCGCTTCTTCGCCCGCCTGGGCGCGGCCATCACCGTGGTGGAGGCCCTGGACCGCCTGGCGCCCTGGGAGGACCCCGAGGTGTCGGCCGCCATCGCCGCGCTGTGCAAGCGCGAGAAATGGGCCCTGCACCTGGGCAGCCGGGTGAAGAGCCTGCGCACAGTGGACGGCGCGGCCCTGCTGGAGCTGGAATCCGGCCAGACCCTGGGCGCGGAGCTGGCCCTGGTGGCCACCGGGCGCGGGCCCAACACGACGGGCATCGGCCTGGAAACCGCCGGGGTGCGCCTGGGCCGGGGCAATTTCCCCGAGGTGGGCGACTGCCTGCTGGCCGCGCCCACGGTGGCCGTCATCGGCGACGCCAACGGCAAGGCCATGCTGGCCCACGCCGCCTCGCACCAGGGCCGCTACGCCGCGCGCCACGCGGCGGCCCAGGCAGCGGGCCGCGAGCACGGCCCCTACGCCCCCGGGCCCATGCCCTGGTGTATCTACGGCGCGCCGCAGACCGTGCGCGTGGGGCGCATGGCCGCCGAGCTGCTGGCCCAGGGCCTGGAGCCCCGGGTCAGCACGGCCCAGCTCGCCGCCAACCCCATCGCCCAGAGCCACGCCAGCGCCCAGGGCTTCGTCAAGGTCGTCTGGCTGGACGGGCGCGTGGTGGGCGTCACCGCCGTGGGCCACGGCGTGGCCAACCTGGTCACCGCCGCCACGGTCATGGTCCGCGACGGCTGGACCCGCGAAGACGCCGAGGCCCTGATCTGGGCCCACCCGACCCTGGACGAGGCCCTGTACCACGCCCTGACCGCCGCGCCCGCCGCCCCGGCGGGCGCCTGA
- a CDS encoding GAF domain-containing protein, with product MSTERLYKTIYGIAKVINSTLNPSKVLAGIAEQATRAMDAKGCFIRVLDRSGTILLPDASYGLSERYASKGPVEVAKSLLDQDVLQGRMVTIDDVRTDPRFQYGAQAAEEGLVSLVVVPLTARGGAVIGVLRIYSGAPRTFTADELDFLTCIANLSGIALENARMYHALKRTSELANAYVYQTFED from the coding sequence ATGAGTACCGAACGGCTGTACAAAACGATCTACGGCATCGCCAAGGTCATCAACTCGACCCTCAACCCGTCCAAGGTCCTGGCCGGCATCGCCGAGCAGGCCACACGGGCCATGGACGCCAAAGGCTGCTTCATCCGCGTGCTGGACCGCAGCGGCACGATCCTTCTGCCCGACGCGTCCTACGGGCTGTCCGAGCGCTACGCGTCCAAGGGCCCGGTGGAGGTGGCCAAGAGCCTGCTGGACCAGGACGTGCTCCAGGGGCGCATGGTGACCATCGACGACGTGCGCACGGACCCGCGCTTCCAGTACGGCGCCCAGGCCGCCGAGGAGGGCCTCGTCTCGCTGGTGGTGGTGCCGCTGACGGCGCGCGGCGGCGCGGTGATCGGCGTGCTGCGCATCTACTCGGGCGCGCCGCGCACCTTCACCGCCGACGAACTGGACTTTTTGACCTGCATCGCCAACCTCTCGGGCATCGCCCTGGAGAACGCGCGCATGTACCACGCCCTCAAGCGCACCTCGGAGCTGGCCAACGCGTACGTCTACCAGACGTTCGAGGACTAA
- a CDS encoding histidinol phosphate phosphatase domain-containing protein, with protein MIDLHTHTTFSDGVLIPAELARRARVAGYAALAMTDHADHSNIEAIVSGVRRVTELYSPYAGIDLFCGVELTHVPPALIASLVARARELGAQLVVVHGETPVEPVERGTNLAAIEAGADVLAHPGLITPEEAALAAARGVALEITTRKGHSLANGHVAAMARAHGAALVINNDAHEPGDLVSAERRRVVGLGAGLSPEELLRAEANSRAIIQRLIAR; from the coding sequence ATGATCGACCTGCACACGCACACCACCTTTTCCGACGGCGTGCTTATCCCGGCGGAGCTGGCCCGGCGCGCCCGGGTGGCGGGCTACGCGGCCCTGGCCATGACCGACCACGCCGACCACTCCAACATCGAGGCCATCGTCAGCGGCGTGCGCCGGGTCACGGAACTGTATTCGCCCTACGCGGGCATCGACCTGTTCTGCGGGGTGGAGCTGACCCACGTGCCCCCGGCGCTCATCGCGTCCCTGGTGGCCCGGGCGCGCGAGCTGGGTGCGCAGCTGGTGGTTGTGCACGGCGAGACGCCCGTGGAGCCCGTGGAGCGCGGCACGAACCTTGCGGCCATCGAGGCCGGGGCCGACGTGCTGGCCCACCCGGGGCTCATCACCCCCGAGGAGGCCGCCCTGGCCGCCGCGCGCGGGGTGGCCCTGGAGATCACCACCCGCAAGGGCCACAGCCTGGCCAACGGCCACGTGGCGGCCATGGCCCGGGCTCACGGCGCGGCCCTGGTCATCAACAACGACGCCCACGAGCCGGGCGACCTGGTGTCTGCCGAGCGGCGCCGGGTGGTGGGCCTGGGCGCCGGGCTCTCGCCGGAGGAGCTCCTGCGGGCCGAGGCCAATTCGCGGGCCATCATCCAGCGGCTCATCGCCCGCTGA